In Hyalangium gracile, the following proteins share a genomic window:
- a CDS encoding thiazole synthase: MSTQDTPFTLAGVTFQSRLIVGTGKYPSHEVMKRCHEASGAEMVTVAVRRLDLSARGEASLMNWIDTSRMRLLPNTALCYTADDAVRTCRLAEELGMSKWVKLEVLGDEKTLYPDVEETLKAARILVKEGFTVLPYTTDDPITARKLEDLGCAAVMPLAAPIGSGLGIRNPHNIRLIRELVKVPVIVDAGVGTASDAAIAMELGVDAILMNTAIAGAKDPVRMAVAMRKAVEAGRDAFLAGRIPRKAYGSASSPIEGLVE; encoded by the coding sequence ATGAGCACCCAGGACACCCCCTTCACCCTGGCGGGAGTCACCTTCCAGTCCCGCCTCATCGTCGGCACCGGCAAGTACCCCAGCCATGAGGTGATGAAGCGCTGCCACGAGGCCTCCGGCGCCGAGATGGTCACCGTGGCCGTCCGGCGGCTGGACCTGAGCGCGCGCGGCGAGGCGTCGCTGATGAACTGGATCGACACCTCGCGCATGCGCCTGCTGCCCAACACCGCCCTCTGCTACACCGCCGACGATGCGGTGCGCACCTGCCGGCTCGCCGAGGAGCTGGGCATGAGCAAGTGGGTGAAGCTCGAGGTGCTCGGCGACGAGAAGACCCTCTACCCCGACGTCGAGGAGACGCTGAAGGCCGCGCGCATCCTCGTGAAGGAGGGCTTCACCGTCCTGCCCTACACCACCGACGATCCCATCACCGCGCGCAAGCTGGAGGACCTGGGCTGCGCGGCCGTGATGCCGCTGGCTGCTCCCATCGGCTCGGGCCTGGGCATCCGCAACCCCCACAACATCCGCCTCATCCGCGAGCTCGTGAAGGTCCCCGTCATCGTCGACGCGGGCGTGGGGACGGCCTCGGACGCGGCGATCGCCATGGAGCTGGGCGTGGACGCCATCCTCATGAATACCGCCATCGCCGGCGCGAAGGATCCGGTCCGCATGGCAGTGGCCATGCGCAAGGCCGTGGAGGCCGGCCGCGACGCCTTCCTCGCGGGCCGCATCCCCCGCAAGGCCTACGGCAGCGCCTCCAGCCCCATCGAGGGGCTCGTCGAGTAG
- a CDS encoding thiamine phosphate synthase — MSALPRLVVITDWRLPRARLLSALERALEAGPEVAVQHRHPDAPARAFLEEARWLAELCRARGNPLFVNGRLDVALLVGAHLHLPAHGPTVADVRPHLPAGRLVSVAVHDRDEALLARGADLALVSPVYAPGSKPGDTRPQLGPEGFQALAASVPCPALALGGITPERASLLPGAHGFAVISAVLEAEDPAAVARALLRPAPLFRQERG, encoded by the coding sequence GTGTCCGCCCTGCCCCGGCTGGTCGTCATCACCGACTGGCGGCTTCCCCGGGCTCGGCTGCTCTCGGCCCTGGAGCGCGCGCTGGAGGCCGGGCCCGAGGTCGCCGTCCAGCACCGTCACCCCGACGCTCCCGCGCGCGCCTTCCTGGAAGAGGCTCGGTGGCTCGCGGAGCTGTGCCGGGCGCGCGGCAACCCGCTCTTCGTCAACGGACGGCTGGATGTGGCGCTCCTGGTCGGCGCGCACCTGCACCTTCCCGCCCATGGCCCCACGGTGGCGGACGTGCGCCCTCACCTCCCCGCCGGACGTCTGGTCAGCGTCGCCGTCCATGACCGGGACGAGGCCCTGCTCGCTCGCGGGGCCGACCTGGCGCTGGTGAGCCCCGTGTATGCCCCGGGCTCGAAGCCCGGAGACACCCGTCCCCAGCTGGGTCCGGAGGGCTTCCAGGCGCTGGCCGCGTCCGTGCCCTGCCCGGCCCTGGCGCTCGGAGGCATCACCCCGGAGCGGGCCTCCCTGCTGCCGGGCGCCCATGGGTTCGCGGTCATCTCCGCCGTCCTCGAGGCCGAGGACCCCGCCGCCGTGGCCCGCGCCCTGCTGCGACCTGCCCCTCTCTTCCGCCAGGAGCGGGGGTGA